The Cellvibrio polysaccharolyticus genomic interval GCGAAAAACTCCTGGCGACAGTAAAACACTATGTACAAAATGTCGGCCTGGGAGAGCTGGCAAAGCGCTATGCCGCCAACCTGGCGAATGGTCGCTTTTTGTGGCGCAACCGTATCGGTGCGGAGCAGGTCGAAGTACATGTGGCGCGCTTGCAAGCGGGTAAAGCGGAATCTGCCTGGACGTTTAATGCCTTATCCCATTCTTTACGCGAGCTCGCCGCACCTGTAGCCGAAGCGGATAATCTTCAAGCCCTTGCCAGTCTTGTGGAAGCGGGGTTATCGGGTGCGGGACATGTTTTGTTGCAAGTAACGGCTTTTGTCCGTGTCGGCGCAGGGCAAGAAGTGTTTCCATCACAAGAGTTGATTCTGGATAAAGGCAGCAGCAAAAAAAGTAAAACGCTGTACCACGTTTCCGACATCGCAGCCATCCACTCGCAAAAAATTGGCAACGCACTGCGCACTATTGACACCTGGTATCCGGAGTCATCTGAAAACGGCCCTATTGCCATAGAACCCTACGGCTCGGTAACCACACAGGGTAGGGCATATCGTCAGCCAAAAGAAAAAACGGATTTTTACAACTTGCTCGACGGTTGGGTATTAAAAGATAAAGTGCCTGATGTTGAACAACAGCACTTTGTCATCGCCACCTTGATTCGGGGTGGTGTATTTGGTGATGCGGGGTAAGGTCATGACAAGTCACTACATCGACCTTCGGGTAGTGCCAGACCCGGAAACCGGCGCACCACAATTACTGGGCATTTTATTCGGCAAGTTGCACCAGGCATTGGTGCAACTGCGGATAGACAACATAGGGGCAAGTTTTCCCGGGTACAGCAACAATCCGCGGGGGCTTGGAAACCTGCTGCGTTTGCACGGTAGCGAAACAGACTTGAAAAGTCTGTTGCAGCAAGACTGGCTCAAAGGTATTCGTGACCATGTACGCATGACGGAGATTACACCGGTACCGCAAAGCGCCAGGCATTGTGTAGTAACGCGCAGGCAATTTAAAACCAGCGCTGATCGCCTGCGCCGCCGTCGCATGAAACGTCATGGAGAAACTGCAGAGCAAGCCGCACTAGCCATCCCTGGCACCGTGGAGCGAAAGCCGGATCTGCCCTATCTGAACTTGAACAGCGCAAGCACCAGCCAAACATTTTGTTTGTTTATTGAACAAAAAATTAAGCCGGAACCGGCGCCGGGCAAGTTCAACAGTTACGGATTAAGCCAAAACGTCACGGTTCCAATGTTTTAACCCTTTTTTAAGGCAAATTATTACGCCCTTAAAAATCAACAACTTAGCCGGACTCCCTAAAAAAGGGACTATCCGGCTTTTTTGCTGAATGCTCTTTAACAATCATATACTTACCTGAGATACACTCTAGTTCGCTGCCGCACAGGCAGCTAAGAAATTCGTGGCCCTGCTTTGTGGGGCTTGCCAGTAGTTCGCTGCCGCACAGGCAGCTAAGAAAGGGTTAACGTTTCCTGAAACTTACGACCACAGGTTCGCTGCCGCACAGGCAGCTAAGAAAATGCGAATTTACCTAAACTTGGCTAGGCGCGAGTTCGCTGCCGCACAGGCAGCTAAGAAATCGGCAACTGGCGATCAGGGTGCTGCCTCGGCGTTCGCTGCCGCACAGGCAGCTAAGAAAAGGTAAAGACAAAAGAACGTATCTCGCTTCTTGTTCGCTGCCGCACAGGCAGCTAAGAAACAGCTTTTCTGAACCTCAGCATCACTGGTGACGTTCGCTGCCGCACAGGCAGCTAAGAAATTGCTGCCAGTGCGGCGTCCGTCATTGCGATGGTTCGCTGCCGCACAGGCAGCTAAGAAATACACCGGCAATTAATATCGCTTTATTGAATAGTTCGCTGCCGCACAGGCAGCTAAGAAACGATGCATTCGAACGCTTAACGATGCAGACCGGTTCGCTGCCGCACAGGCAGCTAAGAAATACGCGGTTGATAGGTTCGGTAAACTTGTGGAGTTCGCTGCCGCACAGGCAGCTAAGAAAATAACCCGCCACTTTTAGACAATCGTGGCTTCGTTCGCTGCCGCACAGGCAGCTAAGAAAAAGTCGATGCCGGATGCGTCAAGCACGATCATGTTCGCTGCCGCACAGGCAGCTAAGAAATAACCGGTTCTCCGTATCGCGGAACAACGCCAGTTCGCTGCCGCACAGGCAGCTAAGAAATTGAAGAAGCATTTTTTAACGGGTGTTTCGTAGTTCGCTGCCGCACAGGCAGCTAAGAAAAGCAGCGGCTCCACGTGGTAATGGGTCGCCAAGTTCGCTGCCGCACAGGCAGCTAAGAAATGCGACAAGTACGGCAGTTCTTTTTCTTGTGCGTTCGCTGCCGCACAGGCAGCTAAGAAATTTAAAGTCACCGGATATGGCTGCACTAATTTGTTCGCTGCCGCACAGGCAGCTAAGAAAAAGAATTTTTGCGGCCTGGCCCATCTTGATGTGTTCGCTGCCGCACAGGCAGCTAAGAAATTTCAAAGGTGATCTGATTCTGGTGTCGGAGTGTTCGCTGCCGCACAGGCAGCTAAGAAAAACATTTGCAGCATTACCTTTTATCGCGCGGTGTTCGCTGCCGCACAGGCAGCTAAGAAAAACTTCTCAATCATCATGCGTGAATTTGAGAGGTTCGCTGCCGCACAGGCAGCTAAGAAAAGTGCGCGATCAGCAACCGACAGCTGAACCCAGTTCGCTGCCGCACAGGCAGCTAAGAAAAAACCGTAACCGCAAAAAGACATACAAACCCCGTTCGCTGCCGCACAGGCAGCTAAGAAACCGATACGGGAAATCACGAATAGATAGGTGATGTTCGCTGCCGCACAGGCAGCTAAGAAAAAGGGTTTCAAGATCCGCGCCACGGGCCCCAAGTTCGCTGCCGCACAGGCAGCTAAGAAAAACTGCCAGCGGGTACAGTTGGCTCTCACCAAGTTCGCTGCCGCACAGGCAGCTAAGAAAGTGATGTGCGTATGTTCGTGGGTGACCCGTCATGTTCGCTGCCGCACAGGCAGCTAAGAAAATGCTGGAAGCGTTATCGGTGGTGTCCTTAACGTTCGCTGCCGCACAGGCAGCTAAGAAAAGTTGCCGAAGCCGCACCCTGATCGCCAGTTGGTTCGCTGCCGCACAGGCAGCTAAGAAATCCATCAAGTGGTGAATTTCTTTTCAATTCCCGTTCGCTGCCGCACAGGCAGCTAAGAAAAAAGAGGCGTGGCTCAACATGCTGGAATGGAAGTTCGCTGCCGCACAGGCAGCTAAGAAAATGCTCACCGGCATGGGCGCGCGTGAACAACCGTTCGCTGCCGCACAGGCAGCTAAGAAAGTTGCCGATGCCATCGGGTACTGCTGGTCAAAGTTCGCTGCCGCACAGGCAGCTAAGAAATGCCGCCAGCAGGCATACACGGGCGCGCTCGCGTTCGCTGCCGCACAGGCAGCTAAGAAAAGGCTGGTACTCAACATCAACAACGTCGGCAGGTTCGCTGCCGCACAGGCAGCTAAGAAAATAAAGCTGTTATATTCCGTGCCTCTCCAAAGGTTCGCTGCCGCACAGGCAGCTAAGAAATCGTTGGCGCCAACGCACCGGTGCAAGCCAACGTTCGCTGCCGCACAGGCAGCTAAGAAATCTAGCACCCCGAAACCGCGCTGCTTCCTGTTGTTCGCTGCCGCACAGGCAGCTAAGAAAAAGAAGCCTACAGCGCACATAACAATCGTAAGGTTCGCTGCCGCACAGGCAGCTAAGAAAGAGCGCGACAAGCAAATTTACGACATGGGCTTGTTCGCTGCCGCACAGGCAGCTAAGAAAACGTAAACCGCTGGGAATTCCGGTGATTTTAGGTTCGCTGCCGCACAGGCAGCTAAGAAAAATCGCGATCGAGGTTGAGACGCCATCTGGTCGTTCGCTGCCGCACAGGCAGCTAAGAAATAACGTACAAACCAACATCGTCTTCACGCATTGTTCGCTGCCGCACAGGCAGCTAAGAAAGAAGCCAAGGCAGAAGCGCAAGCCAAAGCTGAGTTCGCTGCCGCACAGGCAGCTAAGAAATGAGTTGGTTGTATCGAGTTGTGCGGGGGGCGGTTCGCTGCCGCACAGGCAGCTAAGAAATGGAAGTTTTTGCCTCGGGAGAGATTGATGTAGTTCGCTGCCGCACAGGCAGCTAAGAAAGAATTTTCCAAACGAGCCAGGCTGTTGGTCGTGTTCGCTGCCGCACAGGCAGCTAAGAAAGCCATGTATGCCACACGCGCCGCTGAAAAACTGTTCGCTGCCGCACAGGCAGCTAAGAAATCTGGCAGAGCAGCGCCGCAATGAGCTTTTCGGTTCGCTGCCGCACAGGCAGCTAAGAAAAAAGCAGGAGGAAAAAACAAAGACAAGATAGTTCGCTGCCGCACAGGTAGTTTGGAAAACGGCTGTGCTCGTTTGGCTCTTTATTTTCTCCCAAGGAAAAACACCGGCTCGGGCCGGTGTTTTAGGTTTTATTCCATGGTAGTTGTTGTCGCCGCAGGCGGTATTTCGTAGGGGGTTATTTGAACTACGATGCCGAGTAGCGGGTGGTCGATGTAGTGCAGTTCGCCCTGGCGGATGCGGCGTTCATCGTCCAGTAAAACAATGCGCTGGGGCAAGTAGGGCTCTACGACTTCGACTGGGCCGGTGCTGTTTGGTATTCGGGGTGTGTCGCTGGCAAGCCAGTTGTTGTCATTGCCGAACATCGGGGTAAGTTCTGTTTCGGTTTGCAGTTCGGTGCGCAGCTGTATGGGCGTTTTCGGCAGCGCTGGCCATTCGCCAGGTTCCTGGCCGTAGTTGGGTTCAAAACGGCTTAGCCACAAGCGCGTGTTTATTTGCAGTAACTGCGGCAAGCTGAAGCTGATGCTGCCTTCGAGTTCGGTGTGCTGGCCGTAAGCTGAGCCGCCTTGAATAAAAATGGCCGGTGCATTTCTTGCGCTGGCATTAATCGGTTGGCGCCAGCTTTGATGGAAGAGTACCTGATACCCGCCCTGGCGTTGCAGCGCTGTTGCTTGCCGCGAAAGTTTGCGTTCACTGGCGGGCAACAGATAGTAGGGTTCGCGTTCGATATCCGGTTTGGTAACGGTTGTAGATGCGGCCAGGCTGTTTTCTGTTGCGCCGTTTTCATCGCCGGAGGCTGTAGTGACTGATGCCGGTAATTGCTCCGGGTCTTTCAGTTCGATCAGGGTGTGCGGGTATCCGGGTTTGATATTGGTTGGCCATTGTTCCTGCTGATCAGGCGCCTGCCGGGAAAATGCCAATACTTCGACCTGAAACCAGCGTTGTTGAGCCGCTGCGGTTTGGCTGAGCAACGCTGTGGCAATCGCCAGGGTGCAGAGGAGTTGGCTGCGGCGGCTTGTCCGATGTGAATGAGCGTGTGTCATGGTCGGCTGGTTTCCCCTGGGGTTAATCGATCCAATAAATCACTGACAATTTTCAGGCGCTGTTCATGGCTTTCCATGGCCAGCGTAAATTTCAAATGGCTGGCGCCTTCCAGTTTAAACACATGTGGTTGGGTTTGTACCAGTTTAACAATGGTAAGCGGGTCAACGCGGGTTTCGGTTGAAAATTCCAGGCGGCCACCGCGCGGGTTGGCTTCAATTTTTACGATGCCGAGCCCGTCTGCTTTGAGCTTCAGTTGGGTAACGCGGAACAGGTTTTTGGTTTGATCCGGCAACAGGCCAAAGCGGTCAATCATTTCCACCTGCAAGTCACGCAGCGCTTCTTCGCTGGGCGCGCTGGCTAAACGTTTGTACATCACCAGGCGAGTGTGTACATCGGGTAAATAATCGGATGGAATTAATGCCGGCAGGCGCAAGTTAACATCGGTAATGCCTTCCTGCGATAAGTCAGCGCTGAGTTGTTTGCCCTGGCGAATAGCTTTAACCGCGCGATCCAGCATGTCCATGTACAGCGAGAAGCCGATGGTTTGAATTTGGCCGCTTTGTTCTTCGCCGAGCAGTTCACCGGCGCCGCGAATTTCCATGTCGTAAGTAGCGAGGGTGAAGCCTGCGCCCAGGTCTTCGGCGCTGGTGATGGCTTCGAGGCGTTTTACGGCATCGGCGGTCATGGAGCGTTTGTCGGGCGTTAATAAATAGGCGTAGGCCTGGTGATGCGAACGACCTACACGACCGCGTAACTGGTGTAATTGCGCCAGGCCAAATTTATCGGCACGGTCGATAACAATGGTGTTGGCGCTGGGGATGTCAATGCCGGTTTCAATAATGGTGGTGCACACCATAATATTAAAACGCTTGTGATAAAAATCGGACATTACCCGTTCCAGATCACGCTCGCGCATTTGTCCGTGGCCAATAACAACCCGCGCTTCGGGAATTTGTTCTTGTAATTCGCGTGCGGTTTTCTCAATGGTTTTGACTTCATTGTGCAGGTAATACACCTGGCCGCCGCGGAGAATTTCCCGAAGAATCGCTTCTTTAATAACGGTTTCATCGTACTGTCGTACAAATGTTTTTACCGATAAACGGCGGGCAGGTGGTGTGGCGATAATAGACAAATCGCGCATGCCTGCCATCGACATGTTCAGGGTGCGCGGAATGGGCGTTGCGGTGAGTGTGAGAATATCAATTTCTGCCCGCAGCGCTTTCATTTGTTCTTTTTGACGAACGCCAAAGCGGTGTTCTTCGTCAATAATCAACAAGCCCAGATTTTTGTAGCGAATATCCGGCTGCAATAATTTGTGGGTGCCTACAACGATGTCAACTTTGCCGTCTGCCAAGCGCTCTTGTACGGCTTCAACTTCTTTGGCCGTACGGAAGCGTGACATCACTTCAATGGTGATCGGCCATTCAGCAAAACGGTCTTTCAATGATTCGTAATGTTGTTGGGCGAGCAGCGTGGTGGGCGCGAGAATGGCTACCTGTTTGCCGCCGTGGCTGGCAATAAAGGCGGCGCGCATGGCCACTTCGGTTTTGCCAAAACCTACGTCACCGCATACCAGCCGATCCATTGGTTTTGCTGAAAGCATGTCGGCCATCACCGCTTCAATGGCGCGCTGCTGATCCGGTGTTTCTTCAAACGGGAATGCACTGGCGAATTGCTGATAAGCCAGTTTTGGGTCGTCAAAAGCAAAGCCTTTGCGTGCGGCGCGGCGTGCGTAAACTTCCAGCAGTTCTGCGGCGGTATCGCGAATTTGTTCAGCGGCTTTGCGTTTTGCTTTTTGCCAGTTTTCATTGCCAAGGCGGTGCAGCGGTGCGAGGTCTTCATCGGCACCGCTGAAACGGCTGATCAGGTGCAGGTTGGTAACCGGTACATAGAGCTTGGCTTCGTCAGCGTATTCCAGCGTTAAAAATTCACTGGTTTGATCATCAATGGTGATGGTTTCCAAACCGCGATAGCGACCCACACCGTGATCAATATGCACAACCGGGGCGCCGATTTTTAATTCGGTGAGATTTTTAACAACCAGGTCGGCGTTGTCTTGCGTTTGTTTGCGGCGGCGCTGTTGTTGAATGCGTTCGCCAAATAATTGCGCTTCTGAAATAACCGCCAGCGCCGGTTGGGATTGCACAAGGCCTTGTTCCAGCGGGGCAATGGCAATGGCGATTTTGTCGTTGCTGTCGAGGAACGATTGCCAACCGTCAATAGATTTTGGCGAGATGCGAATGCGGCCGAGTAATTCCAATAGCGTTTCCCGCCGGCCGGCAGAGTCGGCACAGAAAAGTACGCGCCCGGAAAAATTTAATAAAAAAGCTTCCAGCGCATTCAGCGGATTTTCCTGTTGCGCTCGGATTGGCAGTTGCGGCGGTGGTTCGCTGGCAAAGTTGCTGTTGCCGGCTTTTTCTTCCAGCGAGCCGCTTTGTAAAAAGGTGCGCGGGTAGGGCTTTAGTTGAACGAAGAGTTCATCAATGGTGAGAAAGATATCTTTGGGCGGCAGGATAGGGCGCTGCGGATCAACACGGCGGTTTTCATAACGGCGGTAGAGTTCTGCCCAGTGGTTTTCCGCGGCTTTTTCAAAATCACCAACGCTGTAAATTTGTGTATTGTCGGGAATGTAGTCAAACAAGGTGCTGCAGGATTCAAAAAATAACGGCAGATAATATTCGATACCCGGTGGGGAAATGCCATCGCTAACGTCCTGGTAAACCGGGCAGGCGCGATGGTTGACATCGAAGCGCTCGTGCCACTGCAATTTGAAGCGGTTGATGCCAGCGCGATCCAGCGGAAATTCTTTGGCGGGCAATAATTCAATGCGCTCGACTTTGGTAATGGTGAGCTGGTTTTCCGGATCAAAGGTGCGCAGGGTTTCCACTTCGTCATCGAACAGGTCGATACGATAAGGCAACGGGCTGCCCATCGGGAAGATATCAATCAGCGAACCA includes:
- the csy3 gene encoding type I-F CRISPR-associated protein Csy3, which produces MANELKTASVLAFERKLDVSDALLFSGGWDTRESSNWQPVVIREKSVRGTISNRLKTKDQDPAKLDAAIENPNLQTVDVATLPADADTLKVQFTVRVLNGVGEPSACNEAAYREKLLATVKHYVQNVGLGELAKRYAANLANGRFLWRNRIGAEQVEVHVARLQAGKAESAWTFNALSHSLRELAAPVAEADNLQALASLVEAGLSGAGHVLLQVTAFVRVGAGQEVFPSQELILDKGSSKKSKTLYHVSDIAAIHSQKIGNALRTIDTWYPESSENGPIAIEPYGSVTTQGRAYRQPKEKTDFYNLLDGWVLKDKVPDVEQQHFVIATLIRGGVFGDAG
- the cas6f gene encoding type I-F CRISPR-associated endoribonuclease Cas6/Csy4; protein product: MTSHYIDLRVVPDPETGAPQLLGILFGKLHQALVQLRIDNIGASFPGYSNNPRGLGNLLRLHGSETDLKSLLQQDWLKGIRDHVRMTEITPVPQSARHCVVTRRQFKTSADRLRRRRMKRHGETAEQAALAIPGTVERKPDLPYLNLNSASTSQTFCLFIEQKIKPEPAPGKFNSYGLSQNVTVPMF
- a CDS encoding CsiV family protein; its protein translation is MTHAHSHRTSRRSQLLCTLAIATALLSQTAAAQQRWFQVEVLAFSRQAPDQQEQWPTNIKPGYPHTLIELKDPEQLPASVTTASGDENGATENSLAASTTVTKPDIEREPYYLLPASERKLSRQATALQRQGGYQVLFHQSWRQPINASARNAPAIFIQGGSAYGQHTELEGSISFSLPQLLQINTRLWLSRFEPNYGQEPGEWPALPKTPIQLRTELQTETELTPMFGNDNNWLASDTPRIPNSTGPVEVVEPYLPQRIVLLDDERRIRQGELHYIDHPLLGIVVQITPYEIPPAATTTTME
- the mfd gene encoding transcription-repair coupling factor, which encodes MSLQPLLAPPLSSKPGNRQYWGQLHGSATALAIANAARLHKGLSLIITADTSSALQLESELHFFCAGPSQPDVMHLADWETLPYDTISPHQDIISERLSTLYRLPLTEHAILVVPITTLLQRLMPQSYLTGNSLMVATGQRIAINDMRSNLEKAGYHCVDTVYEHGEFAVRGSLIDIFPMGSPLPYRIDLFDDEVETLRTFDPENQLTITKVERIELLPAKEFPLDRAGINRFKLQWHERFDVNHRACPVYQDVSDGISPPGIEYYLPLFFESCSTLFDYIPDNTQIYSVGDFEKAAENHWAELYRRYENRRVDPQRPILPPKDIFLTIDELFVQLKPYPRTFLQSGSLEEKAGNSNFASEPPPQLPIRAQQENPLNALEAFLLNFSGRVLFCADSAGRRETLLELLGRIRISPKSIDGWQSFLDSNDKIAIAIAPLEQGLVQSQPALAVISEAQLFGERIQQQRRRKQTQDNADLVVKNLTELKIGAPVVHIDHGVGRYRGLETITIDDQTSEFLTLEYADEAKLYVPVTNLHLISRFSGADEDLAPLHRLGNENWQKAKRKAAEQIRDTAAELLEVYARRAARKGFAFDDPKLAYQQFASAFPFEETPDQQRAIEAVMADMLSAKPMDRLVCGDVGFGKTEVAMRAAFIASHGGKQVAILAPTTLLAQQHYESLKDRFAEWPITIEVMSRFRTAKEVEAVQERLADGKVDIVVGTHKLLQPDIRYKNLGLLIIDEEHRFGVRQKEQMKALRAEIDILTLTATPIPRTLNMSMAGMRDLSIIATPPARRLSVKTFVRQYDETVIKEAILREILRGGQVYYLHNEVKTIEKTARELQEQIPEARVVIGHGQMRERDLERVMSDFYHKRFNIMVCTTIIETGIDIPSANTIVIDRADKFGLAQLHQLRGRVGRSHHQAYAYLLTPDKRSMTADAVKRLEAITSAEDLGAGFTLATYDMEIRGAGELLGEEQSGQIQTIGFSLYMDMLDRAVKAIRQGKQLSADLSQEGITDVNLRLPALIPSDYLPDVHTRLVMYKRLASAPSEEALRDLQVEMIDRFGLLPDQTKNLFRVTQLKLKADGLGIVKIEANPRGGRLEFSTETRVDPLTIVKLVQTQPHVFKLEGASHLKFTLAMESHEQRLKIVSDLLDRLTPGETSRP